Proteins from a single region of Carassius gibelio isolate Cgi1373 ecotype wild population from Czech Republic chromosome A5, carGib1.2-hapl.c, whole genome shotgun sequence:
- the LOC128009406 gene encoding beta-1,3-galactosyltransferase 1-like produces MWKRSRYKLLTCFAVAGLVTYVAILVFNRTLLPMKTPTPKELYDVISPSTYRFILNQAELCEKKSPFLVLMIPVTLKDTKARTAIRRTWGQDGLIPHVTVLHLFVIGQPVQSDPVLQEHLERESKEYGDIIQMDFVDSYHNLTIKTMMIMNWISTYCQGAWYAMKIDADIFLNVRYLVDYLHDQGESSRKDYISGSVISDAVPHRDRFNKWYISEDLYPDTWYPPYVSGAAYVFSTDLARKISWASRFVRPIPLEDVYVGLCLHVLGVKPMYATTFLGLGNLFEVRRLKYERCTFAKRIIVNGFNPQNLLRIWHDFQKSYFTC; encoded by the coding sequence ATGTGGAAACGATCGCGATATAAACTTTTAACGTGCTTTGCTGTAGCTGGGTTAGTAACATATGTAGCTATCCTCGTTTTTAACAGAACACTACTTCCGATGAAGACTCCAACACCCAAGGAGCTCTATGACGTGATCTCACCATCAACATACAGATTCATTCTGAACCAAGCAGAACTGTGTGAGAAGAAGAGTCCTTTCCTGGTTCTTATGATCCCAGTGACTCTCAAAGACACAAAGGCGAGGACTGCTATTAGAAGGACATGGGGTCAAGATGGCTTGATTCCTCATGTGACcgttttgcatttgtttgtcatTGGTCAGCCTGTACAGAGTGACCCAGTACTGCAGGAGCACTTGGAGAGGGAGAGCAAGGAATATGGGGACATCATTCAAATGGACTTTGTGGACAGCTACCATAATCTCACAATCAAGACGATGATGATTATGAACTGGATATCCACTTACTGCCAGGGTGCTTGGTATGCCATGAAGATCGATGCAGATATCTTTCTCAATGTACGTTACCTGGTGGACTACCTGCATGACCAGGGCGAGTCTTCCAGGAAAGACTACATCTCTGGATCAGTCATCTCAGATGCTGTTCCTCACAGGGACCGCTTCAACAAATGGTATATCTCAGAGGATCTTTACCCAGACACCTGGTATCCTCCATATGTGTCTGGAGCTGCATATGTCTTTTCTACTGACCTGGCCAGAAAAATATCATGGGCCTCTAGATTTGTGCGACCAATTCCACTCGAAGATGTCTATGTGGGGTTGTGCCTACACGTCCTGGGTGTGAAACCAATGTATGCGACAACATTTCTGGGACTTGGTAATCTTTTTGAGGTGCGCAGACTTAAGTATGAAAGGTGCACTTTTGCCAAGCGCATTATAGTGAATGGGTTTAACCCACAGAATCTTCTCCGCATTTGGCATGACTTCCAGAAGTCTTATTTTACATGTTGA